The Arachis hypogaea cultivar Tifrunner chromosome 14, arahy.Tifrunner.gnm2.J5K5, whole genome shotgun sequence genome has a segment encoding these proteins:
- the LOC112744535 gene encoding uncharacterized protein — protein MAPSNIDIAMITEIPMSGRGEFRRHSTGKLSAGIGEQKALPHYLRSSTGSCHDHCKFGKNEETEAKKRPSIPKSGERKIIRRNSEEVIGGVTIFVDKRRASLDSKAMQKISVFKNTESVKSMVQNSHTSDSQKQIGNEVPMNRNRTSLAKKMREGTSSREISKKEETPLISTAKIIGTSSKKPSSKDIELSDKHVIFVNANAEATRKTVSKNSSMDFGGSKSREIKIEKKREVISAVASPSRVSLPSLKASLKRIPSINARKHKSLKIASNLKNQTKPRKENPEPQHNEVEEKTLYILEVENESQTLQSDHQNESPDTESSLSNSPLTQSSSEERGIETEKATTEFGEDTSSGSNGIACMENVNNNNTLEAEENDKPRKDEISCSKEEEGQVLRKVEIFSRQMVETQTEKRHNPRKLKFKRGSMLWNNAKGEATQGVVLRNNLKGKKYGEALMNNVIEETANKLVEIQRSKVKALVGAFESIISQQNSKSPLENTLAQ, from the coding sequence ATGGCTCCCTCGAACATCGATATAgcaatgattacagaaatacccATGTCCGGTCGGGGTGAATTCAGAAGGCACTCCACCGGAAAATTAAGTGCTGGAATTGGTGAACAAAAAGCTCTTCCTCATTATCTAAGATCTTCCACTGGCTCCTGTCATGATCATTGTAAATTTGGGAAGAATGAGGAAACTGAAGCAAAGAAGAGACCTTCTATTCCTAAAAGCGGCGAAAGAAAAATTATTCGGCGAAATTCGGAAGAGGTGATCGGAGGGGTAACTATCTTTGTTGACAAGCGTAGAGCATCGCTTGATTCAAAAGCAATGCAAAAGATATCAGTGTTCAAGAACACCGAATCAGTTAAATCTATGGTCCAAAATTCTCATACTTCAGACAGTCAAAAACAAATTGGGAATGAAGTTCCAATGAACAGGAACAGAACATCATTGGCCAAGAAAATGAGGGAAGGAACTTCTTCAAGAGAAATTTCCAAGAAGGAGGAGACTCCACTGATTTCAACGGCGAAAATAATTGGAACTTCATCAAAGAAGCCTTCTTCAAAAGATATTGAGTTGTCTGACAAGCATGTGATTTTTGTGAATGCAAACGCGGAGGCAACGAGGAAAACGGTTTCTAAGAACTCCTCAATGGACTTTGGTGGCAGTAAGAGTAGGGAGATTAAGATCGAAAAGAAGAGGGAAGTCATTTCCGCAGTAGCTTCACCTTCAAGAGTTTCTTTGCCATCATTGAAAGCTTCTCTCAAGAGAATTCCAAGTATTAATGCAAGGAAGCACAAAAGCCTGAAAATTGCCTCTAATCTCAAGAACCAAACCAAGCCTAGAAAAGAAAATCCTGAACCACAACACAATGAGGTTGAGGAAAAGACATTGTATATTCTCGAGGTTGAAAACGAAAGCCAAACTTTGCAATCCGATCATCAAAATGAAAGCCCGGATACCGAATCATCCCTCTCCAATTCACCGCTCACTCAATCCTCATCCGAAGAACGCGGAATCGAAACTGAAAAAGCAACCACTGAGTTTGGGGAGGATACTTCTTCAGGAAGCAATGGAATTGCATGCATGGAAAATGTGAACAATAATAATACTTTGGAAGCTGAGGAGAATGACAAGCCTAGAAAAGATGAAATTTCATGCTCTAAAGAGGAGGAGGGCCAAGTGTTAAGAAAAGTTGAGATCTTTAGCAGGCAAATGGTTGAAACTCAAACTGAGAAAAGACACAATCCAAGGAAGCTAAAGTTCAAGAGAGGAAGTATGTTGTGGAATAATGCTAAGGGTGAAGCTACACAAGGTGTTGTTTTGAGGAATAATTTGAAGGGAAAGAAATATGGGGAGGCATTGATGAACAATGTGATTGAGGAAACTGCAAATAAACTTGTTGAGATCCAGAGAAGCAAGGTTAAGGCATTGGTTGGTGCCTTTGAATCTATAATATCTCAACAGAACAGCAAGAGCCCTTTGGAAAACACCCTAGCACAATAG